A segment of the Chlorogloeopsis sp. ULAP01 genome:
AATCTCGACGCATGAAAAGTTTGCTAAATCCGCACGAGCATTAAAAACTTACCATTGAGTATCTTAATCCTCAAGTGCGATCGCAATACGAGCGTAGGATGAGTGAAACGGAGTGAAAGCCAACAAAAATAATACGAATCAGCTCTCAGCTACTAAACAATCACTCATAACAAATACCTTTATGAGAATTCTTGTCATTTAACGGTATTCTAAATAGAGAAGCAAATTATCAAACAATTGTAGTGCTTCAGAATAAATCAACCAGATGACCGCACTATTGCTCTCAAAAGCTTTTGCAAAAAGTTTCAAGATTCTCCTTGCCGTTACATTAGTCAGTACTACATTTGGTGCGATCGCATCCGCAGAGCAGCCCGATTATAGTAATGAACCTGAACCTCTGCAAACAGAGATTACACAGCAAGATCTCAAAATCATTGAGCAATTAGTAGCTGTTGCTGAACGTAACTCAGCCGAAGTGCTAGAAAAAAAAGCTGCAATGGGATTGAATGCCTTTACAGACATCATAGCTCTCGAATTTTCTCCATCTGTGACTACGACCTCAACATCACCAGATTCATCATCTGAGCGCGAAAACAGCTTTTACTTCGCCGTCACTATTGATCCGATTAAATTCATCAGTACTTTTGGGCAACTTCCTGTCTTACAAGCTCGTTGGAAGGAAGCCAGACAGCAAAAAAGATTGGCGATCGTGCAATATTATGTTGCCTACATCCAAGCCCGTCAAGCAGCTATGATTGCAGCTTATCGAATGCAAAAATTTACTGGAAGTTCTCGTATTGCCAGCATTGATTCTAGAGCAAGTTCTCGTCAGAATAATCATCTTGCTAATCCTGATTATGTAGCGGCTGCGACATCTATGTTAGATACAAATACGCGCAAACGATTGGCATTAGAAGAATTAGCAGCTTGTGTAGGATTATCTGTGCAAGAATTGAGCGTTATGATTGACAAATAATAAATGTATTATTTTAGACTATAGTGGGTAAACTTAACACAGAAGATAAACTAAAGTGAATTCACGTTTGCTTGGGTATAAAATCGCTCTATGTCTTTAAAAATAGATCGTGGACTGTTTAAGTATGATTTCATAGATTACCACGCAGTTTTATGCGTTCCAGTTGATGCGGATGTTAAAGAAATCCGCAAACGTTATTTAAAAATTGCCCGTTACCTACATCCTGATAGCTGTGCAGCAGCTAGCGAAGCTGAAAAACATTTAGCTAGCGATTTGCTGTCAAAGTTGGTGAATCCAGCTTACGAAAAGCTCTCTCAAGAAAAAAAACGTACAGAATACATGATAGTGGTGTCGCAAATCGGCAAGCGGCTATTGCAAGAATCGACATCGATAGAACTGTCTTCAGATGTAGCAAAAAATTTGGCAGGGACGCCTCATTTGGAACACACTTATAAAAGTGCGATCGCTAAAATAGCTGAAACCCAATATGACTCGTTAGAGAATCTACTGCAAGTTATTGGTTTAATCAGTGAGTTGAATTTAGTTTATTTAGTACGCAATGTGGGTAAATCAGCTGCTATCCCACCACCAACCGCAGCACCAGTAAAAAATCACACTACAACACCGACAACACATCAAGCTACTCCTGCACCTCCTCCAGCGCAGCCAAAGGAAGAATCGATAGTAGTTCAATATATTCGCCGCTCCCAAGAGTTAATTGCAAAAAATCAATTGGCACAAGCTGAGGTAGAATTACGAGATGCTTTGAAGTTAGAGCCAAATAATAGTCGTTGCCATAGCTTGATCGGTATGCTGTATTTGAGGCAAAATCAAACCACGATGGCAAAAGTTCATCTTGAACGTGCTTTGCAATTAGATCCCGAAGACGAAACAGCGTTGGAGGGAAAACGCAAAATTGAAAGGATTTTGGCACAAAAATCCGGTAATGCAAAGCCTGTGGCAACGCCATCTACTCAGGTTAAGCGATCGGATAAATCTGAGGGTGGCGGTTTATTTGGTGGTTTGTTTGGTGGGAAGAAAAAGTAATGGTATATCAACCACCAGCGGGAGCGAGGGATTTATTACCCCTAGATGTAGCTCAAAAACGCTGGATTGAAGAAAGACTACAGCAGATATTTCACCGTTGGGGATACCACAGAATTATCACCTCAACGCTAGAGCGCATGGATACATTGATGGCAGGAGGTGCAATTCAAAGACAGACGGTGATCCAATTACAAAATTCTGAAGACGAAGAACTAGGGCTGCGCCCGGAATTAACAGCTTCAATTGCACGTACTGCTGTGACTCGCATGGTAGGTGCTACTCTACCACAACGCCTATACTACAATGCTAATGTTTTTCAGCGCCCGCAAGATTATCGACACAATCAACCACAGGAATTCTATCAAGCTGGAGTAGAGTTGTTGGGTGGCAGTGGCTTACTCGCCGATGCGGAAGTGTTGCTGTTAATTGCAGACTGTTTGCAAGCACTCTCACTCAACCGTTGGCACATAATTTTAGGCGAAGCGGGAATTATCCGATCGCTTTTGGAGGTGTTTCCTGCTGATTTGCGCAATCAAGTTCGTCATGCGATCGCCCATCTTGATCGGATAGCGATAGAAAATTTACCCCTCAGCGAAGAATTGCGAGAACGCGCCCGCATAATCTTGGATCTACGTGGCAAGAGTACTGATGTTCTGCAAAAAGTTAGTAGCCTAGACTTAGATCCATTGCAGCAAGAAAGGGTCAACAACCTGAAATCTTTGCTAGAGTTACTAGAAAATCGGGAAAATTTTCCGCTCATTCTCGATCTGAGTCTGATCCAAACCTTTGACTACTACACAGGTGTATCTTTTGAAATAGTCAGCGAAACCGAAACTGGAGTGCGAGTTTTAGGACGCGGTGGCCGTTACGATCAGCTTTTGGGACTATATCATCCCCAAAGCCAAAGTATACCCGGAATTGGTTTTGTTTTTTTTATTGAAGATTTATACCAAGCTATCTCCAATTCAGTGCAATTACCACAAACTATCCCGGCAACTAATTGGTTAGTTGTCGCAGAAAGCGAGAGTGCATACGCTGCTGCCTTTGGCTACGCTCAAAAACTACGCGATTCTACTCATCTGGTGCGAGTAGAGATGGATTTGGGAACACAAGATGCAGGCGCCATCCGACGGTATGCACGCGATCGCAGTATTGCCCAAATTGCTTGGGTTAAAGCAGATGGTTCCACAATGATTGAATCAGTAATATAGGATTCTGTATGCCTGTAAGAGGGAATGTGGCATTTTGGCAACTTTTGTTCTTTAAAAGAGTTTAAGTTAGTCTGATAAATGCCCTTCTATAGTGAATTACGAAAACCTTTTCGCCCCGGTTGCCAGCC
Coding sequences within it:
- a CDS encoding J domain-containing protein gives rise to the protein MSLKIDRGLFKYDFIDYHAVLCVPVDADVKEIRKRYLKIARYLHPDSCAAASEAEKHLASDLLSKLVNPAYEKLSQEKKRTEYMIVVSQIGKRLLQESTSIELSSDVAKNLAGTPHLEHTYKSAIAKIAETQYDSLENLLQVIGLISELNLVYLVRNVGKSAAIPPPTAAPVKNHTTTPTTHQATPAPPPAQPKEESIVVQYIRRSQELIAKNQLAQAEVELRDALKLEPNNSRCHSLIGMLYLRQNQTTMAKVHLERALQLDPEDETALEGKRKIERILAQKSGNAKPVATPSTQVKRSDKSEGGGLFGGLFGGKKK
- a CDS encoding ATP phosphoribosyltransferase regulatory subunit; this encodes MVYQPPAGARDLLPLDVAQKRWIEERLQQIFHRWGYHRIITSTLERMDTLMAGGAIQRQTVIQLQNSEDEELGLRPELTASIARTAVTRMVGATLPQRLYYNANVFQRPQDYRHNQPQEFYQAGVELLGGSGLLADAEVLLLIADCLQALSLNRWHIILGEAGIIRSLLEVFPADLRNQVRHAIAHLDRIAIENLPLSEELRERARIILDLRGKSTDVLQKVSSLDLDPLQQERVNNLKSLLELLENRENFPLILDLSLIQTFDYYTGVSFEIVSETETGVRVLGRGGRYDQLLGLYHPQSQSIPGIGFVFFIEDLYQAISNSVQLPQTIPATNWLVVAESESAYAAAFGYAQKLRDSTHLVRVEMDLGTQDAGAIRRYARDRSIAQIAWVKADGSTMIESVI